In Poecilia reticulata strain Guanapo linkage group LG1, Guppy_female_1.0+MT, whole genome shotgun sequence, one genomic interval encodes:
- the smox gene encoding spermine oxidase isoform X1: MSNCGHTSISWHNTTQPKRSLDGMQSCEISSDSTDDPLSSGFRPHRQPRIVVIGAGLAGLAATRVLLKNGFTDVTVLEASDHIGGRVQSVKNGEATLELGATWIHGANGNPVYHLAEENGLLEHTTDGERSVGRISLYTKNGVAHYQTNMGKRIPKDLVEEFSDLYNQVYELTQEFFQNGKPVCAESQNSVGVFTRDLVRKRIMEDLDDSESTKKLKLSMLQQYLKVESCESSSPSMDEVSLSEFGEWTEIPGAHYVIPEGFMKIVDLLAQDIPTHTICLCKPVRCIHWNYSAQHREVIGKSSHVKMEDNHNDNNHQRNEDPLILGQPILVECEDEEWISADHVIVTTSLGVLKQNHEAMFSPSLPEDKVLAIEKLGISTTDKIFLEFEEPFWSPECNSIQFVWEDEAQLEQLAYPEDLWYKKICSFDVLYPPERYGYMLSGWICGQEALHMERCDDETVAETCTELLRRFTGNPDIPKPKRILRSSWGSNPYIRGSYSFTRVGSSGQDCERLAMPLPYANSTKAPPLQVLFAGEATHRKYYSTTHGALLSGQREATRLMEVYHDHKA; the protein is encoded by the exons ATGAGTAATTGCGGCCATACCTCCATATCTTGGCATAATACT ACTCAACCGAAGAGGAGTTTAGACGGCATGCAAAGTTGTGAAATTTCCTCAGACAGCACTGATGATCCTCTTAGTAGCGGCTTTCGCCCTCATCGACAGCCTCGAATAGTAGTAATCGGTGCTGGCTTGGCCGGCCTTGCTGCAACAAGGGTCCTACTGAAAAACGGATTCACGGATGTCACCGTCCTAGAAGCATCAGACCACATTGGTGGGAGAGTTCAGAGTGTTAAGAACG gaGAAGCAACTTTGGAACTTGGAGCTACCTGGATTCATGGTGCCAACGGAAACCCAGTGTACCACCTGGCAGAGGAAAATGGGCTGCTGGAGCACACCACAGACGGCGAGAGGAGTGTGGGACGCATCAGCCTGTACACCAAGAACGGTGTGGCTCACTATCAGACCAACATGGGCAAAAGGATCCCCAAAGACCTGGTGGAGGAGTTCAGTGACCTGTACAATCAG GTATATGAACTGACTCAGGAGTTCTTCCAGAACGGGAAACCAGTTTGTGCTGAGAGCCAGAACAGCGTCGGCGTTTTTACTCGAGACTTGGTGCGCAAGAGGATTATGGAGGACCTTGATGATTCTGAAAGCACCAAGAAGCTCAAACTCTCGATGCTTCAACAGTACCTCAAG GTGGAGAGCTGTGAGAGCAGCTCTCCCAGCATGGATGAGGTGTCTTTGAGTGAGTTCGGAGAGTGGACAGAGATTCCTGGCGCACATTATGTCATTCCTGAAGGCTTCATGAAAATTGTGGACCTCCTGGCCCAGGACATCCCGACACACACCATCTGCCTTTGCAAACCAGTCCGCTGCATCCACTGGAATTACTCAGCCCAGCATCGAGAAGTCATCGGCAAGAGCAGCCATGTCAAGATGGAGGACAACCACAACGACAACAACCACCAACGTAACGAGGACCCCCTGATCCTGGGTCAGCCCATTTTGGTGGAGTGCGAGGATGAGGAGTGGATCTCAGCAGACCACGTCATCGTGACGACTTCCCTAGGCGTGCTGAAGCAGAACCATGAGGCCATGTTCTCTCCATCTCTTCCTGAAGACAAGGTGCTCGCCATCGAGAAGCTGGGCATCAGCACCACTGACAAGATTTTCCTAGAGTTTGAGGAGCCCTTCTGGAGCCCAGAGTGCAACAGCATCCAGTTCGTGTGGGAGGATGAAGCTCAGCTCGAACAGCTGGCGTACCCCGAAGATTTGTGGTACAAGAAAATCTGCAGCTTCGACGTCCTCTACCCGCCAGAGCGCTACGGCTACATGCTAAGTGGCTGGATCTGCGGCCAAGAAGCGCTGCACATGGAGCGCTGCGATGACGAGACAGTGGCTGAAACCTGCACCGAGCTGCTGAGGCGCTTCACAG GGAATCCTGACATTCCAAAGCCCAAGCGTATCCTGCGCTCATCTTGGGGCAGCAACCCCTACATCCGAGGCTCCTACTCCTTCACCAGGGTCGGGTCCAGTGGACAAGACTGTGAAAGGCTGGCCATGCCGCTGCCTTATGCCAACAGCACCAAGGCTCCG CCGCTGCAGGTCCTGTTTGCAGGAGAGGCCACCCACAGAAAGTACTATTCCACAACACATGGTGCTTTGCTCTCAGGGCAGAGAGAGGCCACCCGCTTGATGGAGGTGTACCACGACCACAAAGCCTAA
- the smox gene encoding spermine oxidase isoform X2, translating into MQSCEISSDSTDDPLSSGFRPHRQPRIVVIGAGLAGLAATRVLLKNGFTDVTVLEASDHIGGRVQSVKNGEATLELGATWIHGANGNPVYHLAEENGLLEHTTDGERSVGRISLYTKNGVAHYQTNMGKRIPKDLVEEFSDLYNQVYELTQEFFQNGKPVCAESQNSVGVFTRDLVRKRIMEDLDDSESTKKLKLSMLQQYLKVESCESSSPSMDEVSLSEFGEWTEIPGAHYVIPEGFMKIVDLLAQDIPTHTICLCKPVRCIHWNYSAQHREVIGKSSHVKMEDNHNDNNHQRNEDPLILGQPILVECEDEEWISADHVIVTTSLGVLKQNHEAMFSPSLPEDKVLAIEKLGISTTDKIFLEFEEPFWSPECNSIQFVWEDEAQLEQLAYPEDLWYKKICSFDVLYPPERYGYMLSGWICGQEALHMERCDDETVAETCTELLRRFTGNPDIPKPKRILRSSWGSNPYIRGSYSFTRVGSSGQDCERLAMPLPYANSTKAPPLQVLFAGEATHRKYYSTTHGALLSGQREATRLMEVYHDHKA; encoded by the exons ATGCAAAGTTGTGAAATTTCCTCAGACAGCACTGATGATCCTCTTAGTAGCGGCTTTCGCCCTCATCGACAGCCTCGAATAGTAGTAATCGGTGCTGGCTTGGCCGGCCTTGCTGCAACAAGGGTCCTACTGAAAAACGGATTCACGGATGTCACCGTCCTAGAAGCATCAGACCACATTGGTGGGAGAGTTCAGAGTGTTAAGAACG gaGAAGCAACTTTGGAACTTGGAGCTACCTGGATTCATGGTGCCAACGGAAACCCAGTGTACCACCTGGCAGAGGAAAATGGGCTGCTGGAGCACACCACAGACGGCGAGAGGAGTGTGGGACGCATCAGCCTGTACACCAAGAACGGTGTGGCTCACTATCAGACCAACATGGGCAAAAGGATCCCCAAAGACCTGGTGGAGGAGTTCAGTGACCTGTACAATCAG GTATATGAACTGACTCAGGAGTTCTTCCAGAACGGGAAACCAGTTTGTGCTGAGAGCCAGAACAGCGTCGGCGTTTTTACTCGAGACTTGGTGCGCAAGAGGATTATGGAGGACCTTGATGATTCTGAAAGCACCAAGAAGCTCAAACTCTCGATGCTTCAACAGTACCTCAAG GTGGAGAGCTGTGAGAGCAGCTCTCCCAGCATGGATGAGGTGTCTTTGAGTGAGTTCGGAGAGTGGACAGAGATTCCTGGCGCACATTATGTCATTCCTGAAGGCTTCATGAAAATTGTGGACCTCCTGGCCCAGGACATCCCGACACACACCATCTGCCTTTGCAAACCAGTCCGCTGCATCCACTGGAATTACTCAGCCCAGCATCGAGAAGTCATCGGCAAGAGCAGCCATGTCAAGATGGAGGACAACCACAACGACAACAACCACCAACGTAACGAGGACCCCCTGATCCTGGGTCAGCCCATTTTGGTGGAGTGCGAGGATGAGGAGTGGATCTCAGCAGACCACGTCATCGTGACGACTTCCCTAGGCGTGCTGAAGCAGAACCATGAGGCCATGTTCTCTCCATCTCTTCCTGAAGACAAGGTGCTCGCCATCGAGAAGCTGGGCATCAGCACCACTGACAAGATTTTCCTAGAGTTTGAGGAGCCCTTCTGGAGCCCAGAGTGCAACAGCATCCAGTTCGTGTGGGAGGATGAAGCTCAGCTCGAACAGCTGGCGTACCCCGAAGATTTGTGGTACAAGAAAATCTGCAGCTTCGACGTCCTCTACCCGCCAGAGCGCTACGGCTACATGCTAAGTGGCTGGATCTGCGGCCAAGAAGCGCTGCACATGGAGCGCTGCGATGACGAGACAGTGGCTGAAACCTGCACCGAGCTGCTGAGGCGCTTCACAG GGAATCCTGACATTCCAAAGCCCAAGCGTATCCTGCGCTCATCTTGGGGCAGCAACCCCTACATCCGAGGCTCCTACTCCTTCACCAGGGTCGGGTCCAGTGGACAAGACTGTGAAAGGCTGGCCATGCCGCTGCCTTATGCCAACAGCACCAAGGCTCCG CCGCTGCAGGTCCTGTTTGCAGGAGAGGCCACCCACAGAAAGTACTATTCCACAACACATGGTGCTTTGCTCTCAGGGCAGAGAGAGGCCACCCGCTTGATGGAGGTGTACCACGACCACAAAGCCTAA